In Brettanomyces bruxellensis chromosome 8, complete sequence, a genomic segment contains:
- a CDS encoding uncharacterized protein (BUSCO:EOG09263E9V): MSIVELKFPQFKLEGENINDILINARSRTIAWGACAKANYLSASEAECFKKVSDYGDVKGRVALILKNPDVYAKNIASLLTKDTQSDIIRFVLVSMIDTLVLKGTEFAKSVLALSHLDTSLPYEPLVKLLGSKDEGIRLCAAYVLTLLLTDEAAAKQGNEKHIGPLYGYIASKLLSSGSMDYKFAGVQLLKELLQVKEYREIYWSQQKILFPPLFKILVEREGELQMKYYTALSVWLLTFIEQAVIDLNEDYPSIIEVLYSISKDAVKEKIVRLAIDSLLNLLNLSDPVKKEQVVKHYLLASGLEITKQLLERKWADSELKDDLNTMLEILNEAVTTLTTFDEYTNELNTKTFVWSPSHKSEEFWYENIDEFKKNDWKLLKHIVALLSEKTDDLKRLYQNQTIVCSDIGQMIKQAPETARALDKIGGKAIIMNLMNSPNSNVKYEALRTTQQLVALSL; the protein is encoded by the coding sequence ATGTCAATTGTTGAACTTAAATTTCCTCAATTCAAGTTAGAAGGAGAGAATATCAATGATATATTGATTAATGCAAGAAGTAGAACAATTGCATGGGGTGCTTGTGCAAAGGCCAACTACTTAAGTGCGAGCGAAGCTGAATGCTTCAAGAAAGTTTCAGACTATGGTGATGTGAAAGGTCGTGTTGCATTGATTCTCAAAAATCCAGACGTTTATGCCAAAAATATAGCATCCTTGCTTACCAAGGACACACAAAGTGATATCATCCGCTTTGTGCTCGTCAGCATGATCGACACTTTGGTTTTGAAGGGAACAGAATTTGCAAAAAGTGTTTTAGCACTTTCACACCTGGATACCTCTCTTCCATATGAACCATTGGTGAAACTACTAGGATCCAAAGATGAAGGCATTAGACTTTGTGCTGCTTATGTTTTGACTTTATTGTTAACAGACGAGGCAGCTGCTAAACAGGGTAACGAAAAGCATATCGGTCCATTGTACGGCTATATTGCTTCCAAGCTTTTAAGTTCTGGAAGTATGGACTATAAATTCGCCGGAGTTCAGTTGTTGAAGGAGCTTCTACAGGTTAAAGAATATAGAGAAATTTATTGGAGCCAACAAAAGATTTTATTCCCACCGTTATTTAAGATTTTAGTGGAGAGAGAAGGTGAGCTACAGATGAAATACTACACAGCGCTTTCCGTTTGGCTTCTTACATTCATTGAGCAGGCCGTTATTGACTTGAATGAGGATTATCCAAGCATCATAGAGGTTTTGTACTCCATATCGAAGGATGCGGTCAAGGAGAAAATTGTTAGACTTGCAATCGATTCGTTgttgaatcttttgaatttgtcAGATCCtgtgaagaaagaacaagTCGTGAAGCATTATCTTCTTGCTTCTGGGTTAGAGATCACAAAGCAGCTATTAGAGAGAAAATGGGCTGATAGTGAGTTAAAGGATGATTTAAACACAATGCTTGAGATTCTTAACGAAGCAGTCACTACATTGACCACTTTTGATGAGTATACTAACGAGTTGAACACGAAGACATTCGTGTGGTCTCCATCCCATAAGTCTGAAGAATTCTGGTATGagaatattgatgaattcaagaagaatgacTGGAAATTACTCAAGCACATTGTTGCATTGCTTTCCGAAAAGACGGATGACTTGAAGAGATTATACCAAAATCAAACGATCGTGTGCTCCGATATTGGACAAATGATCAAGCAGGCTCCAGAAACGGCTAGGGCTCTCGATAAAATTGGAGGTAAGGCAATAATCATGAATTTAATGAATTCTCCAAACTCTAATGTGAAATACGAGGCATTGAGGACCACACAGCAGCTTGTTGCTCTATCTCTTTAG
- a CDS encoding uncharacterized protein (BUSCO:EOG09262M7B), whose amino-acid sequence MSLINICRDNKDVFYRYKMPPIEAITEGRGNGIKTNVLNAVDVARALNRPTPYVIKYFGFELGAQTSISEKNDRYLVNGVHDATKLQDVLDGFINKFVLCPSCKNPETILKVTTDGHLNRDCKACGKVTEVDPRLKLVTYILKNPPQNHVKSEKKSATASANVIGGGRSISDIAAKQKPSAATTTLANTVAPPSKKVEVKDDEWAVDMSEEAIQARARELNALTLKDETQKYEEFGEWILKNEDEIPSDVEIFKKAQSMDILNDRMTVEVIAQCIFDEDILKEIEEHAGLLSKLLVTPKHEKSLLGGIERMIGTDHMDLVPQVPRILMQLYQNDLVSEDVIREWGTHVTKKYVPKQTCKKIRRAAKPFLVWLDQAESGSEDEDEDEDEEDGEEDGEEEDEE is encoded by the coding sequence atgtCGTTGATTAATATTTGCAGGGATAACAAGGATGTTTTCTACCGTTATAAGATGCCTCCTATTGAGGCTATCACAGAAGGTAGAGGTAATGGTATAAAGACCAATGTTTTGAATGCAGTCGATGTTGCACGTGCATTAAATAGACCAACACCTTATGTGATCAAGTACTTTGGATTTGAGTTGGGTGCACAGACTAGTATCAGCGAGAAAAACGACAGATACTTGGTGAATGGTGTCCATGATGCCACTAAGCTACAGGATGTTTTGGATGGCTTCATTAACAAATTTGTGTTGTGTCCTTCATGTAAGAACCCAGAGACCATTTTGAAGGTCACCACAGACGGACATTTAAACAGAGATTGTAAGGCTTGTGGTAAAGTTACCGAGGTTGATCCACGTTTGAAGCTTGTTACatacattttgaaaaacCCTCCACAAAATCATGTTAAATCCGAGAAGAAATCGGCTACAGCATCTGCCAATGTTATTGGAGGTGGAAGATCTATTTCCGATATTGCAGCAAAACAAAAGCCTTCGGCAGCCACTACTACACTAGCAAATACTGTTGCTCCACCATCAAAGAAGGTTGAAGttaaagatgatgaatgGGCTGTGGACATGTCGGAAGAAGCAATTCAGGCCAGAGCACGTGAGCTCAATGCTCTTACTCTCAAGGATGAGACTCAGAAATACGAGGAATTTGGTGAATGGATACTCAAGAACGAAGATGAAATTCCATCCGATGTGGAAATCTTCAAGAAGGCTCAGAGCATGGATATTTTAAACGATAGAATGACCGTCGAAGTTATTGCACAGTGTATTTTTGATGAGGATATTTTGAAAGAGATCGAAGAGCATGCTGGTCTGCTTAGCAAGTTGTTGGTTACTCCAAAGCACGAAAAGTCTCTGCTTGGGGGTATTGAGAGAATGATCGGTACTGATCATATGGATCTTGTGCCGCAGGTTCCAAGAATTTTGATGCAGTTATATCAGAACGATTTAGTGTCTGAGGATGTGATCAGGGAGTGGGGAACACATGTTACGAAGAAATATGTGCCAAAACAAACATGCAAGAAAATCAGACGTGCGGCCAAGCCATTTTTGGTGTGGCTGGATCAGGCAGAGTCCGGAtcagaggatgaagatgaggatgaagatgaggaagatggAGAGGAAGATGgcgaagaagaagatgaggaatgA
- a CDS encoding uncharacterized protein (MEROPS:MER0018608), producing MGPRKGKTKGGVRKYSTIKERESTFNSRVRNGIVMKWPHNKSYSPEDMASFGFYYDPTYQHHDCVTCYYCKKKEYGWPIPREKIMMSDGLQIQPPILRHAHNSPDCTNARILCARFECEHSKDFHWEYDALFKDPIESSKIRKKSFVGWPFDEDTNKKTSRRVKTKLKRGLPTSDQLADNGFYYLSYDKGDDAVTCLYCGVSLEGWENGDDVAEEHRKRNPDCYIFHYQDILKQLEKESTSENTTQNSEHSGSLYRLAIAEAQTEKEEIQKPKLTNYPQDQEPTILDRPRLGSNEAPDLMDDIGIEDHLASDNEHQQSPSHGDVQIPPSETKRTNLNNSSLKVDEHGLTYEEIPDEGYLEDINIQNGTPQRSVEIPASSLNELSDFFIEPSASGPSTFFNKSRPSTRGSNKSNSKLGKDKEKHAKPPQQIPEIEEHERISRQEDHEQISKQVQPPDANDKLPSEPPNEIIDDGDFGMDFNEDNYNTQLSDKGKLNDTYEKGPEPPSKALTVVNKERIASSNEVAILQQTREELVNAIREEVRQEILKQMATINMTAKQLLLTEKEDVGMKKKTKKGRKKKKHHHHHHRKGSVSQKGEIKGDAKEIHEKKVVIDAKIAKTKNKTNVEEEAKEIHNAKQNIAGDDQLEKQIEKAEEHAEDTKTKVGSEANIISTDYGGMLIKEKSDLKRKAVQYIRKKSKRKKANKNLGTPSEDSLLISGQENHSRLRRMLNSRLNISRGKKTHENGSSLLIGSHNSDTQNSKDDEVKKEEQVEQKIESSKDLEVSIKKESETTLEKNSHSQDIIGEHGSTDMQVKSRKTELETDKTIISLGNVSEGTEGSDDDIILDNASHSTNEEVTKENIKIPELENANSQSTPFADRVNEQSSSFEGRDLEKQLILEMSKTKEDMTNMKSERLSDHMKWDRIKETGPNEYCQDLLEASKILKSLLESKYQVLSEDMDGQLTSFIAEMPAEELQMSIKDWLEHRAEQAAEYVKQKVHIIQEELHANTLKAVEYLEKLPCESETEADASEHEVIL from the coding sequence ATGGGGCCAAGAAAGGGTAAGACGAAAGGTGGGGTGCGGAAGTACTCCAcgataaaagaaagagaaagcacTTTCAACTCACGTGTAAGAAATGGAATAGTGATGAAATGGCCTCACAACAAGAGCTATTCACCAGAGGACATGGCTTCATTTGGTTTTTACTATGATCCAACATATCAACATCATGATTGCGTAACTTGTTACTactgcaaaaaaaaagagtatGGCTGGCCTATACCGCGTGAAAAGATCATGATGAGTGATGGTTTACAAATACAACCACCCATATTACGACATGCCCACAATTCACCTGATTGTACAAATGCCCGTATCCTTTGTGCGAGATTTGAATGCGAGCATTCCAAAGATTTCCACTGGGAATATGATGCTTTGTTCAAAGACCCAATTGAATCATcgaaaataagaaagaaatctTTCGTCGGCTGGCCTTTCGATGAAGACACAAATAAGAAGACAAGCAGACGTGTGAAAACAAAGTTGAAACGCGGTCTTCCCACAAGTGATCAGCTAGCGGACAACGGCTTTTACTATTTATCATATGACAAGGGTGATGATGCAGTTACCTGTCTCTACTGTGGAGTGAGTTTGGAAGGCTGGGAAAATGGAGATGACGTTGCCGAGGAACATCGTAAAAGAAATCCTGACTgctatatttttcattacCAGGATATATTGAAACAACTGGAAAAGGAATCCACATCTGAGAATACAACACAGAACTCGGAGCATAGTGGATCATTATACAGGTTGGCAATAGCAGAGGCTCAAACAGAGAAAGAGGAGATACAAAAACCCAAGTTAACCAACTATCCACAAGATCAAGAGCCGACCATCTTGGACAGACCCAGACTGGGATCAAATGAAGCTCCTGACTTAATGGATGACATTGGCATTGAAGACCATTTGGCCTCCGATAATGAACACCAACAATCTCCTTCACATGGAGATGTCCAGATACCTCCATCTGAAACCAAGCGGACAAATTTAAACAACAGTTCGTTGAAAGTGGATGAACACGGTTTGACATATGAGGAAATACCGGATGAGGGATATCTTGAGGATATAAATATCCAGAATGGAACACCTCAAAGGTCTGTGGAAATCCCAGCTTCCTCATTAAATGAATTAAGCGATTTTTTTATAGAGCCATCTGCAAGTGGACCATCgacatttttcaataaatcAAGGCCATCAACTCGCGGAAGTAATAAATCTAACAGCAAATTaggaaaagataaagaaaagcatgCCAAACCTCCCCAACAAATTCCTGAAATTGAGGAGCACGAACGAATCTCTAGGCAGGAGGATCACGAACAAATCTCTAAGCAGGTGCAGCCACCGGACGCGAATGACAAATTGCCATCGGAACCTCCAAATGAGATAATAGATGACGGTGACTTTGGTATGGACTTTAATGAAGACAATTATAATACCCAGCTTTCCGACAAAGGAAAACTTAATGATACGTATGAGAAAGGTCCGGAACCACCAAGCAAAGCGTTGACTGTGGTAAATAAAGAGAGAATAGCATCTTCGAATGAAGTGGCAATACTACAGCAAACCAGAGAAGAGTTGGTGAATGCTATTCGAGAGGAAGTTCGacaagaaattttaaaacaAATGGCAACAATAAACATGACAGCCAAGCAGCTTTTATTAACGGAAAAGGAAGATGTAGgcatgaagaaaaagacgaAGAAGGGacgaaaaaagaagaagcatcaTCACCACCATCATCGTAAAGGTAGCGTTAGTcagaaaggagaaataaAGGGAGACGCAAAGGAAATTCACGAGAAGAAAGTTGTAATCGATGCCAAGATAGCCAAAACgaagaataaaacaaacgtggaagaagaagcaaaggAAATTCATAATGCAAAACAGAATATCGCCGGGGATGATCaattggaaaagcaaatagaAAAGGCCGAAGAACATGCAGAAGATACGAAGACTAAAGTAGGGTCAGAAGCCAATATTATTTCGACAGATTATGGTGGTATGCTGATCAAAGAGAAATCTGATTTAAAGAGAAAGGCTGTACAATACATTagaaagaaatcaaagcGAAAAAAGGCAAACAAGAATCTTGGCACACCATCGGAAGACAGTTTATTAATATCTGGGCAAGAAAATCACAGTCGGCTGAGAAGGATGCTGAATTCTCGTTTGAACATATCAAGGGGCAAAAAGACTCATGAAAATGGATCTTCTCTTTTGATAGGAAGCCATAATTCAGATACTCAGAATAGTAAGGATGATGAGgtaaagaaggaagaacaagtggaacaaaaaatagaaagcaGTAAAGATTTGGAAGTCtcaatcaaaaaagaaagtgagACAACTTTAGAGAAGAACAGCCACTCACAAGATATTATAGGTGAACATGGTTCGACGGATATGCAAGTGAAGAGCAGAAAAACGGAGCTGGAAACTGATAAAACAATCATATCACTGGGAAATGTTTCTGAAGGTACTGAAGGgtcagatgatgatataaTCCTGGATAATGCTTCGCATTCTACAAACGAGGAGGTTACTAAAGAGAATATCAAAATTCCAGAGTTGGAAAATGCTAATAGCCAGAGCACTCCTTTTGCAGATAGAGTGAATGAACAATCTTCCAGTTTTGAGGGAAGAGATCTCGAGAAACAATTAATTCTTGAGATGAGTAAAACTAAGGAAGACATGACAAATATGAAATCGGAACGACTTAGTGATCATATGAAGTGGGATCGAATTAAAGAAACAGGCCCTAATGAGTATTGTCAAGACCTTCTGGAGGCTTCTAAAATCCTAAAGAGCTTACTGGAATCAAAATACCAGGTTTTAAGCGAAGATATGGATGGACAACTTACAAGTTTTATTGCTGAAATGCCGGCAGAGGAGTTGCAAATGAGTATCAAGGATTGGCTAGAACACAGGGCGGAGCAAGCAGCAGAGTATGTCAAGCAAAAGGTGCACATTATACAGGAAGAGCTACATGCAAATACTTTAAAAGCTGTGGAGTACTTAGAGAAATTACCCTGCGAATCCGAAACTGAGGCCGATGCTAGCGAACACGAAGTTatattataa